The following proteins are co-located in the Vigna unguiculata cultivar IT97K-499-35 chromosome 9, ASM411807v1, whole genome shotgun sequence genome:
- the LOC114163115 gene encoding GDSL esterase/lipase EXL3-like: MDSSSLMLPLLLMMILCKTIGAVQLPPNFTVPAVLVFGDSIMDTGNNNNITQTLAKCNFPPYGRDFQGGIPTGRFGNGKVPSDLIAEELGIKDLLPPYFDPNLQPNDLLTGVCFASGGSGYDPLTAKMATAISLSGQIDMFKDYIRKLEKLVGEERTNFILANSIVLVVEGSNDISNTYFLTHARELQYDIPTYTDLMVSSASSFLKEIYQLGARRIGVLSAPPIGCVPFQRTILGGLLRKCAEKYNDAAKLFNIKLAKELDSLNQNLPNARMVYLDVYNPLLDIILNYQNYGFKVGDRGCCGTGKIETAVFCNSLDPTCQNVGDYVFWDGFHPSESVYRKLVPPILQKYLVQFV; this comes from the exons ATGGATTCTTCTTCACTCATGTTACcgttgttgttgatgatgatttTGTGCAAAACGATTGGTGCAGTGCAACTTCCACCAAATTTTACGGTTCCTGCAGTGTTGGTGTTCGGAGATTCGATAATGGACACtggcaacaacaacaacataacGCAAACGCTTGCGAAATGCAATTTCCCTCCCTATGGTAGAGACTTCCAAGGAGGCATTCCAACCGGTCGATTTGGTAACGGAAAGGTTCCTTCCGACCTTATAG CTGAAGAACTAGGCATTAAAGATCTTCTACCACCATATTTCGATCCAAATCTCCAACCTAATGATCTACTCACTGGTGTTTGTTTTGCATCCGGTGGTTCAGGCTACGATCCTCTCACTGCTAAAATGGCG ACAGCTATATCATTGTCCGGTCAAATAGACATGTTCAAAGACTACATAAGAAAGCTCGAAAAACTTGTCGGGGAGGAGAGAACCAACTTCATCCTAGCCAATAGCATTGTCCTTGTGGTGGAAGGCAGCAACGACATTTCCAACACTTACTTTTTGACTCACGCTAGAGAACTGCAATATGATATTCCTACTTATACTGACCTAATGGTTAGCTCAGCTTCAAGTTTCTTAAAG GAAATATATCAACTAGGTGCTCGGAGGATAGGAGTATTGAGTGCCCCACCAATTGGGTGTGTGCCATTTCAGAGAACAATTTTGGGAGGATTGCTAAGAAAATGTGCAGAAAAGTATAACGATGCGGCCAAGTTATTCAACATCAAACTTGCAAAGGAATTGGATTCTCTTAATCAAAATTTGCCTAATGCCAGGATGGTTTACCTTGATGTTTACAACCCTCTACTTGATATCATTCTAAATTACCAAAATTATG GTTTTAAAGTGGGAGACAGAGGATGTTGTGGTACGGGAAAAATAGAGACTGCAGTGTTCTGCAACTCTTTGGACCCCACGTGTCAGAATGTGGGAGACTACGTTTTTTGGGATGGTTTTCATCCTTCGGAAAGTGTTTACAGAAAGCTCGTACCTCCTATTCTCCAGAAATATTTGGTCCAGTTCGTCTGA